In one Nicotiana tomentosiformis chromosome 6, ASM39032v3, whole genome shotgun sequence genomic region, the following are encoded:
- the LOC104094537 gene encoding uncharacterized protein codes for MVKEYPNNDMTDNMFLQSFYCGLNTTNETYVNQLVEENIMNKTYQEAEDILDEMADTSASWQSRANVPQEDPSMVNLTKQMEAQGEQIAELTTALKLLAKNQMPRVNRAFILPKDQIKKVTSKNSVTKCKMREFNMWVTIKEVNKGLTIKDNGDMTTNGKGERFFKQQKEGQLQKFYDMLNQITITMPFVEALGKMPGYAKFMKDLVTKKKNVNFEIVKVIHQCSAIISQAEMKKMKDPGAFTISCTIGVTSFAKALCDLRASINLILYYVFKKLGLGDPRPTSIKIFMADRTLKKLLGVIDDILVKKSMKQSHDYGVISVIDTIDEMVDEDMQEMCHGKM; via the exons ATGGTTAAGGAATATCCAAACAACGACATGACTGACAACATGTTTCTTCAATCATTCTACTGCGGTCTTAATACCACCAATGAGACCTATGTAAACCAATTGGTTGAGGAAAATATAATGAACAAGACGTATCAAGAAGCTGAAGACATATTGGATGAAATGGCCGACACATCAGCGTCTTGGCAATCTAGAGCTAATGTGCCCCAAGAGGATCCATCTATGGTAAACTTGACTAAGCAAATGGAAGCTCAAGGAGAACAAATTGCAGAATTGACAACAGCCTTGAAGCTGCTAGCCAAGAACCAAATGCCAAG GGTCAATAGGGCATTTATTTTGCCCAAGGATCAAATCAAGAAGGTGACTTCCAAGAACAGTGTTACTAAATGCAAAATGAGGGAGTTCAATATGTGGGTAACTATCAAGGAGGTCAACAAAGGTCTAACAATCAAGGACAATGGAGACATGACAACCAATGGCAAGGGGGAA AGGTTTTTCAAACAACAGAAAGAGGGACAGTTGCAGAAATTCTATGATATGTTGAACCAGATAACTATTACTATGCCTTTTGTGGAGGCACTTGGGAAAATGCCAGGGTATGCCAAATTCATGAAAGACTTGGTCACCAAGAAGAAAAATGTCAACTTTGAGATAGTCAAAGTAATACATCAGTGCAGTGCAATCATTTCACAGGCCGAAATGAAAAAGATGAAGGATCCGGGGGCATTCACTATCTCTTGTACTATCGGTGTGACAAGCTTTGCcaaagcattgtgtgacttgCGGGCAAGTATTAATCTAATTCTTTATTATGTGTTCAAGAAATTAGGTTTGGGTGATCCAAGGCCTACTTCTATAAAGATTTTTATGGCGGATCGAACTCTGAAAAAGCTGTTGGGGgtcattgatgacattcttgtCAAG AAGTCAATGAAGCAATCGCATGACTATGGAGTGATCTCTGTGATTGATACAATAGATGAAATGGTAGATGAGGATATGCAAGAAATGTGTCATGGAAAGATGTGA